One window of Dermacentor andersoni chromosome 7, qqDerAnde1_hic_scaffold, whole genome shotgun sequence genomic DNA carries:
- the mRpL4 gene encoding large ribosomal subunit protein uL4m isoform X2: protein MMAAAMRCVLVSFRLVKNSGTPSVLSQRLCSQTPVSVAGEVPLPAADGAGHTTPSRPPLPLVIKRELAYPSKFVPNREAWVENLDTIESEKLGLIPLHPKVFGVFPRIDTLHWNIHWQHYYQKVDWTTTESRAERRGGGRKPWPQKGTGRARHGSIRSPLWKGGGIAHGPRGPRTFYFMLPFFRRVQGLTTALSVKFAQDDLKVVDSLDVPTNDSKYLLKLVDERLWGPSVLFVDNTDYVSENIALICDEVKHFNIMPVYGLNVHSMLKHDTLVLTLSAVEEIENKLLFQMNRTDGKEVAQRDHRRPYL, encoded by the exons atgatggcTGCCGCTATGCGATGCGTCCTCGTGAGTTTTCGACTGGTTAAA AATTCTGGTACTCCAAGCGTCTTGAGTCAGAGATTATGCAGCCAGACTCCAGTGTCCGTGGCAGGGGAAGTGCCACTTCCAGCAGCTGACGGCGCAG GACACACTACCCCATCGAGGCCGCCATTGCCGCTTGTGATAAAGCGAGAGCTTGCCTACCCATCCAAGTTCGTACCAAACAGGGAGGCATGGGTTGAAAACTTGGACACCATAGAATCAGAGAAGCTGGGCCTGATTCCACTTCACCCAAAAGTCTTTGGAGTATTTCCCAG GATTGACACACTGCACTGGAACATACATTGGCAGCACTACTACCAGAAAGTG GACTGGACAACAACCGAGTCGCGTGCTGAACGCAGAGGCGGTGGCCGAAAGCCATGGCCACAGAAGGGCACTGGCCGGGCACGGCACGGCAGTATCCGCTCACCCTTGTGGAAAGGAG GTGGCATAGCTCATGGACCTCGTGGACCTAGGACGTTCTACTTCATGCTGCCATTTTTCCGGCGTGTCCAAGGTCTCACCACTGCACTTTCTGTCAAGTTTGCGCAG GATGACCTGAAGGTAGTTGACAGCCTGGATGTCCCCACCAATGACTCCAAG TATCTGTTGAAGCTTGTGGACGAAAGGCTCtggggtccttcagtgctattcGTGGACAA CACGGATTACGTCTCAGAAAACATAGCTCTGATTTGCGATGAAGTGAAGCACTTCAACATAATGCCTGTTTATG GACTCAACGTACACAGCATGCTGAAGCATGACACGCTCGTTCTGACGCTCTCTGCTGTCGAGGAAATCGAGAACAAGCTTCTCTTTCAGATGAACAGAACTGATGGCAAAGAGGTGGCACAGCGAGACCACAGAAGGCCCTACTTGTAA
- the mRpL4 gene encoding large ribosomal subunit protein uL4m isoform X1, which translates to MMAAAMRCVLVSFRLVKNSGTPSVLSQRLCSQTPVSVAGEVPLPAADGAGHTTPSRPPLPLVIKRELAYPSKFVPNREAWVENLDTIESEKLGLIPLHPKVFGVFPRIDTLHWNIHWQHYYQKVDWTTTESRAERRGGGRKPWPQKGTGRARHGSIRSPLWKGGGIAHGPRGPRTFYFMLPFFRRVQGLTTALSVKFAQDDLKVVDSLDVPTNDSKYLLKLVDERLWGPSVLFVDNTDYVSENIALICDEVKHFNIMPVYALPRQALPPLGSRASMPTSQVQNIRQGQFQDQNIVLAHRNVLSLAGTFAQDQINPKIKFTDTYALF; encoded by the exons atgatggcTGCCGCTATGCGATGCGTCCTCGTGAGTTTTCGACTGGTTAAA AATTCTGGTACTCCAAGCGTCTTGAGTCAGAGATTATGCAGCCAGACTCCAGTGTCCGTGGCAGGGGAAGTGCCACTTCCAGCAGCTGACGGCGCAG GACACACTACCCCATCGAGGCCGCCATTGCCGCTTGTGATAAAGCGAGAGCTTGCCTACCCATCCAAGTTCGTACCAAACAGGGAGGCATGGGTTGAAAACTTGGACACCATAGAATCAGAGAAGCTGGGCCTGATTCCACTTCACCCAAAAGTCTTTGGAGTATTTCCCAG GATTGACACACTGCACTGGAACATACATTGGCAGCACTACTACCAGAAAGTG GACTGGACAACAACCGAGTCGCGTGCTGAACGCAGAGGCGGTGGCCGAAAGCCATGGCCACAGAAGGGCACTGGCCGGGCACGGCACGGCAGTATCCGCTCACCCTTGTGGAAAGGAG GTGGCATAGCTCATGGACCTCGTGGACCTAGGACGTTCTACTTCATGCTGCCATTTTTCCGGCGTGTCCAAGGTCTCACCACTGCACTTTCTGTCAAGTTTGCGCAG GATGACCTGAAGGTAGTTGACAGCCTGGATGTCCCCACCAATGACTCCAAG TATCTGTTGAAGCTTGTGGACGAAAGGCTCtggggtccttcagtgctattcGTGGACAA CACGGATTACGTCTCAGAAAACATAGCTCTGATTTGCGATGAAGTGAAGCACTTCAACATAATGCCTGTTTATG CACTACCACGACAGGCACTGCCACCATTGGGGTCACGTGCATCCATGCCGACCAGTCAAGTTCAAAATATCCGGCAAGGCCAATTTCAGGACCAAAATATTGTTTTGGCTCACAGAAACGTATTGTCATTGGCTGGGACCTTTGCTCAGGATCAAATTAACCCAAAAATTAAATTCACAGACACCTACGCTTTATTCTAA